One Streptomyces sp. R28 DNA window includes the following coding sequences:
- the pcrA gene encoding DNA helicase PcrA, translating to MSSLFDDSFLADLQAPRAHGEEPPPPPEDDHSPESVPDDLFGGKFDVPPDRDDYYRDGAPRPPIDAAALLEGLNENQRAAVVHAGGPLLIVAGAGSGKTRVLTHRIAHLLAERNVHPGQILAITFTNKAAGEMKERVEQLVGPRANAMWVMTFHSACVRILRRESKKLGFTSSFSIYDAADSKRLMALVCRDLDLDPKKFPPKSFSAKISNLKNELIDEEDFAAQAADGFEKTLAQAYAMYQSRLREANALDFDDLIMTTVNLLRAFPDVAEHYRRRFRHVLVDEYQDTNHAQYALVRELVGTGEHPVDVPPGEDDIPPAELCVVGDADQSIYAFRGATIRNILQFEEDYPDATTILLEQNYRSTQTILTAANAVIERNESRRPKNLWTNAGAGARITGYVADTEHDEAQFVADEIDRLTDADDAKAGDVAVFYRTNAQSRVFEEVFIRVGLPYKVVGGVRFYERKEVRDVLAYLRVLANPEDSVPMRRILNVPKRGIGERAEAMIDALSQREKISFAQALKRVDEAYGMAARSTNAVKRFNTLMEELRTIVESGAGPATVLEAVLERTGYLAELQASTDPQDETRIENLQELAAVALEFEQESGEGEASGGLAAFLERVALVADSDQIPDEEEDGSGVITLMTLHTAKGLEFPVVFLTGMEDGVFPHMRALGQAKELEEERRLAYVGITRARERLYLTRSSMRSAWGQPSYNPPSRFLEEIPAQHVDWKRTGASAPVSSGPASGVAASLSSSRSRSAASGASGFATRRTSEKPVVQLAVGDRVTHDQFGLGTVMAVKGTGANAEATIDFGESKPKRLLLRYAPVEKL from the coding sequence ATGAGCAGCCTCTTTGACGACAGCTTCCTGGCGGACCTCCAGGCCCCACGGGCCCACGGGGAAGAACCCCCGCCACCACCCGAGGACGATCACTCTCCGGAGTCGGTTCCGGACGATCTGTTCGGCGGGAAGTTCGACGTGCCCCCGGACCGGGACGACTACTACCGTGACGGCGCCCCGCGCCCGCCCATCGACGCCGCCGCGCTGCTGGAGGGGCTGAACGAGAACCAGCGTGCGGCCGTCGTCCATGCCGGCGGCCCGCTGCTCATCGTGGCCGGCGCCGGGTCCGGCAAGACGCGGGTGCTCACCCACCGCATCGCCCATCTGCTGGCCGAGCGGAATGTGCATCCGGGGCAGATCCTCGCGATCACCTTCACCAACAAAGCCGCGGGCGAGATGAAGGAGCGCGTCGAGCAGCTCGTCGGCCCGCGCGCGAACGCGATGTGGGTGATGACCTTCCACAGCGCGTGCGTCCGCATCCTGCGCAGAGAGAGCAAGAAGCTCGGGTTCACGTCGTCCTTCTCGATCTACGACGCCGCCGACAGCAAGCGGCTGATGGCGCTCGTCTGCCGGGACCTGGACCTCGACCCGAAGAAGTTCCCGCCCAAGTCCTTCAGCGCCAAGATCAGCAATCTGAAGAACGAGCTGATCGACGAGGAGGACTTCGCCGCCCAGGCGGCCGACGGCTTCGAGAAGACCCTCGCCCAGGCCTACGCCATGTACCAGTCGCGGTTGCGGGAGGCCAACGCCCTCGACTTCGACGACCTGATCATGACGACGGTCAACCTGCTGCGGGCCTTCCCGGACGTCGCCGAGCACTACCGCCGTCGCTTCCGCCATGTGCTGGTGGACGAGTACCAGGACACCAACCACGCGCAGTACGCGCTGGTGCGCGAGCTCGTCGGGACCGGTGAGCACCCGGTCGACGTCCCGCCCGGCGAGGACGACATCCCGCCCGCCGAGCTGTGTGTGGTGGGTGACGCCGACCAGTCGATCTACGCATTCCGGGGCGCCACCATCCGCAACATCCTCCAGTTCGAGGAGGACTACCCGGACGCGACGACCATCCTGCTGGAGCAGAACTACCGCTCCACCCAGACGATCCTGACCGCAGCCAACGCGGTCATCGAGCGCAACGAGTCCCGCCGCCCCAAGAACCTGTGGACCAACGCGGGCGCGGGCGCGCGCATCACCGGCTATGTCGCCGACACCGAGCACGACGAGGCGCAGTTCGTCGCCGACGAGATAGACCGACTGACGGACGCGGACGACGCGAAGGCCGGCGACGTCGCCGTCTTCTACCGTACGAACGCCCAGTCCCGTGTCTTCGAAGAGGTCTTCATCCGCGTCGGCCTGCCCTACAAGGTCGTCGGTGGGGTTCGGTTCTACGAGCGCAAGGAGGTCCGGGACGTCCTGGCCTACCTGCGGGTGCTGGCCAACCCGGAGGACTCGGTGCCGATGCGCCGGATCCTGAACGTCCCCAAGCGGGGCATCGGCGAGCGCGCCGAGGCGATGATCGACGCCCTGTCCCAGCGCGAGAAGATCAGCTTCGCGCAGGCCCTCAAGCGCGTCGACGAGGCGTACGGCATGGCCGCGCGCTCGACCAACGCCGTCAAGCGGTTCAACACGCTGATGGAGGAGCTCCGTACGATCGTCGAGTCCGGCGCGGGACCGGCGACCGTCCTGGAAGCGGTGCTCGAACGCACCGGCTATCTCGCCGAGTTGCAGGCATCCACCGACCCGCAGGACGAGACCCGCATCGAGAACCTCCAGGAACTCGCGGCCGTGGCCCTGGAGTTCGAGCAGGAGTCGGGTGAGGGCGAGGCCTCCGGCGGGCTCGCGGCGTTCCTGGAGCGGGTTGCCCTCGTCGCCGACTCCGACCAGATCCCGGACGAGGAGGAGGACGGCTCCGGCGTCATCACCCTGATGACCCTGCACACCGCCAAGGGCCTGGAGTTCCCGGTCGTCTTCCTCACCGGCATGGAGGACGGCGTCTTCCCGCACATGCGCGCCCTCGGCCAGGCCAAGGAGCTGGAGGAGGAGCGGCGGCTGGCTTACGTCGGCATCACGCGCGCACGTGAGCGGCTGTATCTGACGCGGTCGTCGATGCGCAGCGCGTGGGGGCAGCCGTCGTACAACCCGCCGTCCCGCTTCCTGGAGGAGATCCCGGCGCAGCACGTGGACTGGAAGCGCACGGGCGCGTCCGCGCCGGTCTCCTCCGGCCCGGCGTCCGGTGTGGCCGCCTCGCTGTCCTCGTCCCGCTCGCGCTCCGCGGCCTCGGGCGCGTCCGGTTTCGCCACGCGCCGTACCTCGGAGAAGCCGGTCGTCCAACTGGCGGTCGGGGACCGGGTCACGCACGACCAGTTCGGGCTCGGCACCGTGATGGCGGTCAAGGGCACGGGCGCGAACGCCGAGGCGACGATCGACTTCGGGGAGAGCAAGCCGAAGCGGCTGCTGTTGCGGTACGCGCCGGTGGAGAAGCTCTAG
- a CDS encoding M23 family metallopeptidase, which yields MTSSTTASDAASAHYASYGAQEAHYGDSTSYGTYDATQFGAADHAHAAPTFDADPLFGSLPGENTGTYDTTQWSTGNHHTVNYDAYAAQHHAAYDTGAYDTTAWTAEHERLAFVPQQATGHDTSGHWDASTWLQPDQSGAPADQTQQWEWGTQTFDTGAYDATQWNSDGVGTQAADEYEQSAESFDHEGTALFEQIEHDAPTPYDDSTSYGDAELSATGEIPAAAPLLDGQEESTPAPSSRAASRNGARSRRRPPPKRSALLTIAVPSACVMGVAGIAAASVGGLTTDDKDAVTTASDGEAVKPSTANNKLDTQLESLSAGADDFADRASRTQERIDLKAQQAAEKRKAAEEAARKERMRPKFALPVAQHGLSAYFGQAGINWMSVHTGIDFPVSYGTTVMSATDGTVRTQWNSAYGNMMIVTAKDGTETWYCHLSSYRVASGTTVKAGDPIAYSGNSGNSTGPHLHFEVRPGGGSAIDPLPWLRSHGINPT from the coding sequence ATGACCTCCTCGACCACGGCTTCCGATGCCGCCTCGGCGCACTACGCGTCGTACGGCGCCCAGGAAGCCCACTACGGTGACTCCACCAGCTACGGCACCTACGACGCCACCCAGTTCGGCGCCGCCGATCACGCCCACGCAGCCCCGACCTTCGACGCGGACCCCCTGTTCGGCAGCCTCCCCGGCGAGAACACGGGCACGTACGACACCACGCAGTGGTCCACGGGCAACCACCACACCGTGAACTACGACGCCTACGCGGCCCAGCACCACGCCGCCTACGACACCGGCGCGTACGACACCACGGCCTGGACGGCCGAGCATGAGCGGCTCGCCTTCGTCCCGCAGCAGGCCACCGGCCACGACACCTCCGGCCATTGGGACGCGAGCACCTGGCTCCAGCCCGACCAGTCCGGCGCCCCGGCCGACCAGACCCAGCAGTGGGAATGGGGCACGCAGACCTTCGACACCGGCGCGTACGACGCCACACAGTGGAACTCCGACGGCGTCGGCACGCAGGCAGCCGACGAGTACGAGCAGTCAGCAGAATCCTTCGATCACGAGGGGACCGCGCTCTTCGAGCAGATCGAGCACGACGCCCCCACGCCGTACGACGACTCCACCTCCTACGGCGACGCCGAGTTGAGCGCCACCGGCGAGATTCCCGCCGCGGCCCCGCTCCTCGACGGCCAGGAGGAGTCCACTCCGGCCCCGTCCTCGCGCGCCGCCTCCCGCAACGGGGCACGCTCCCGCCGCCGTCCGCCCCCCAAGCGCTCCGCGCTGCTGACGATCGCCGTGCCCTCGGCGTGTGTGATGGGCGTCGCGGGAATCGCCGCCGCCTCCGTCGGCGGCCTGACGACCGACGACAAGGACGCGGTGACGACGGCCTCGGACGGCGAGGCCGTGAAGCCGTCCACCGCGAACAACAAGCTGGACACCCAGCTCGAGAGCCTCTCCGCCGGCGCCGACGACTTCGCCGACCGGGCCAGCCGTACGCAGGAGCGCATCGACCTCAAGGCCCAGCAGGCGGCCGAGAAGAGGAAGGCGGCGGAGGAGGCGGCCCGCAAGGAGCGGATGCGCCCCAAGTTCGCCCTTCCGGTGGCCCAGCACGGCCTGAGCGCCTACTTCGGCCAGGCCGGCATCAACTGGATGTCCGTGCACACCGGCATCGACTTCCCCGTCTCGTACGGCACGACGGTGATGTCCGCGACCGACGGCACCGTCCGCACGCAGTGGAACAGTGCCTACGGCAACATGATGATCGTGACCGCGAAGGACGGCACGGAGACGTGGTACTGCCACCTCTCCAGCTACCGTGTCGCCTCCGGTACGACGGTGAAGGCCGGCGACCCGATCGCGTACTCCGGCAATTCCGGCAACTCGACGGGCCCGCACCTGCACTTCGAGGTACGGCCGGGTGGCGGCTCGGCCATAGACCCGCTTCCCTGGCTGCGCAGCCACGGGATCAACCCGACGTAA
- a CDS encoding esterase/lipase family protein codes for MKVTGAALPFLPLCRRLLPSGIAGLSLALLKATALEFAILAGHLLLYPSGITQERRATPALPAQDTAQLPTETKPPVVLLHGFIDNRSVFVLLRRSLAQHGRHQVESLNYSPLTCDIRTAAELLGRHIEGICERTGSRQVDIVGHSLGGLIARYYVQCLGGDLRVRTLVTLGTPHSGTRVVPLANAHPIVRQMRPGSPVLEELARPAPGCRTHFVSFWSDLDHLMDPLETACIDHPDLLAQNVRVTGIGHLALPVHPAVATGIRQALDTARTGTEAAAQADGLTVA; via the coding sequence ATGAAGGTCACCGGGGCAGCACTCCCCTTTCTTCCGCTCTGCCGGCGCCTGCTCCCGAGCGGAATCGCCGGCCTCTCCCTGGCCCTGCTGAAGGCGACCGCGCTGGAGTTCGCGATCCTCGCCGGGCACCTGCTCCTGTATCCCTCCGGCATCACCCAGGAACGCCGGGCCACCCCCGCCCTCCCCGCACAGGACACCGCCCAACTGCCGACGGAGACCAAACCTCCCGTCGTCCTGCTGCACGGCTTCATAGACAACCGCTCGGTCTTCGTCCTGCTGCGCCGCAGCCTCGCCCAGCACGGCAGGCACCAGGTCGAGTCGCTCAACTACTCCCCTCTGACCTGTGACATCCGCACCGCCGCCGAACTGCTCGGCCGGCATATAGAGGGGATCTGCGAGCGCACCGGCAGCAGGCAGGTCGACATCGTCGGGCACAGCCTCGGCGGGCTGATAGCGCGCTACTACGTGCAGTGTCTCGGCGGCGACCTCAGGGTCCGTACGCTCGTCACGCTCGGCACGCCGCACTCCGGCACCCGTGTCGTCCCACTGGCGAACGCACATCCCATCGTGCGTCAGATGCGCCCCGGCTCACCGGTCCTCGAGGAACTGGCCAGGCCCGCACCTGGCTGCCGTACCCACTTCGTGAGCTTCTGGAGCGACCTCGACCACCTGATGGACCCGCTGGAGACGGCCTGCATCGACCACCCGGACCTGCTGGCGCAGAACGTCCGCGTGACCGGCATCGGCCACCTCGCCCTGCCGGTGCACCCCGCCGTGGCGACCGGGATACGGCAGGCCCTCGACACCGCACGGACAGGAACCGAAGCCGCCGCACAGGCCGACGGCCTGACAGTGGCGTGA
- a CDS encoding cobalamin B12-binding domain-containing protein, whose product MGVAAGPIRVVVAKPGLDGHDRGAKVIARALRDAGMEVIYTGLHQTPEQIVDTAIQEDADAIGLSILSGAHNTLFAAVIELLKEREAEDILVFGGGIIPEADIAPLKEKGVAEIFTPGATTQAIVDWVRANVHQPAGA is encoded by the coding sequence ATGGGTGTGGCAGCCGGTCCGATCCGCGTGGTGGTGGCCAAGCCGGGACTCGACGGCCACGATCGGGGGGCCAAGGTCATCGCGCGGGCGCTGCGCGACGCCGGTATGGAGGTCATCTACACCGGACTTCACCAGACACCCGAGCAGATCGTCGATACCGCGATCCAGGAGGACGCCGACGCGATCGGCCTGTCCATCCTCTCCGGCGCCCACAACACCCTCTTCGCCGCCGTGATCGAACTCCTCAAGGAGCGCGAAGCGGAGGACATCCTGGTCTTCGGCGGCGGGATCATCCCCGAGGCGGACATCGCCCCGCTGAAGGAGAAGGGCGTCGCGGAGATCTTCACGCCCGGGGCCACGACGCAGGCGATCGTGGACTGGGTGCGGGCGAACGTACATCAGCCGGCGGGGGCATAG
- a CDS encoding DUF5691 domain-containing protein, with protein MNRPSAPVGSPAPGPVDSPASGPATSPPPSAWEELVTAALLGTDRRTPPGCPPGREAPTVLLDAAAAETVRRRAGLRPARAAQRPQPAPEDPRPLLPPAAARRLAMLLADRPGAAGGGRRGTAPDLMELLPQWLATANDRGLAPPPQSLPALLDAARGRTDLRPAALTFAGPRAVWLARLNPDWRFALRAAPGGGAALPHLEDSARIQQLWQEGLFAERVALLSAIRTREPAAARELLTMTWATERAEDRLMFLDSLRTGLGPQDEPFLEQALTDRSRNVRATAAELLSALPGSALAARMAVRAATCVALDHDRETPAISVEAPHECDAGMERDGVVATAPAGRGERSWWFGQLVEAAPLSTWSGRLGGRTPQEIVALPVADDWQGELHAAWCRAAVRQRDGQWARALLGSPSAPEAGGPGAVSLAERAKLLATLGTAERAEWVAGFIATHGLSEAFQLLGVCAVPWAPPLGRAVVDALNIARDGGSYPWSFSGVMGLAERCLDPAEASRLDGLQAVPDESEDASPGAGGYWAEAFQRLVTTLRLRAAMTEELGAQAP; from the coding sequence ATGAACAGGCCCTCCGCTCCAGTGGGTTCGCCCGCGCCGGGTCCCGTGGATTCGCCCGCGTCGGGTCCCGCGACCTCGCCCCCGCCCAGCGCCTGGGAGGAGCTCGTCACGGCGGCGCTGCTCGGCACGGACCGGCGTACACCCCCGGGCTGCCCGCCGGGCCGGGAGGCGCCGACGGTGCTGCTGGACGCGGCGGCCGCGGAGACCGTACGGCGGCGGGCGGGACTGCGGCCGGCGCGAGCGGCGCAGCGTCCGCAGCCGGCCCCCGAGGACCCGCGACCGCTGCTGCCCCCGGCGGCGGCCCGCAGGCTGGCGATGTTGCTGGCCGACCGTCCCGGCGCGGCGGGCGGCGGCCGCAGAGGCACGGCACCGGACCTCATGGAGCTGCTGCCCCAGTGGCTCGCGACGGCGAACGACCGCGGTCTCGCACCGCCCCCTCAGTCGCTGCCCGCGCTGCTGGACGCGGCGCGGGGGCGTACGGATCTACGGCCGGCGGCTCTGACGTTCGCGGGCCCGCGGGCGGTGTGGCTGGCCCGGCTGAACCCGGACTGGCGGTTCGCCCTGCGTGCGGCACCCGGCGGGGGCGCGGCGCTGCCACACCTCGAGGACTCGGCCAGGATCCAACAGCTGTGGCAGGAGGGGCTGTTCGCCGAGCGCGTCGCGCTTCTCTCCGCGATACGCACGCGTGAGCCCGCCGCCGCCCGCGAGCTGCTGACCATGACGTGGGCGACGGAGCGGGCCGAGGACCGGCTGATGTTCCTCGACTCGCTGCGGACCGGACTGGGCCCGCAGGACGAGCCGTTCCTGGAGCAGGCGCTGACCGACCGGAGTCGCAATGTCCGGGCGACGGCCGCCGAGCTGCTCTCCGCGCTGCCGGGTTCGGCGCTCGCCGCGCGAATGGCGGTACGCGCCGCGACGTGCGTGGCGCTGGACCACGACCGGGAGACGCCGGCGATCAGTGTCGAGGCGCCGCACGAGTGCGACGCGGGAATGGAGCGCGACGGGGTCGTGGCCACAGCTCCGGCCGGACGGGGTGAACGGTCGTGGTGGTTCGGCCAGTTGGTGGAGGCGGCACCGCTCAGCACGTGGTCGGGGCGGCTTGGGGGACGTACGCCTCAGGAGATCGTGGCGCTGCCGGTGGCGGACGACTGGCAGGGCGAGTTGCACGCGGCGTGGTGCCGGGCGGCGGTACGGCAGCGGGACGGCCAGTGGGCGAGGGCGCTGCTCGGGTCACCCTCGGCTCCCGAGGCCGGCGGTCCGGGAGCGGTGTCCTTGGCCGAGCGGGCGAAGCTCCTCGCCACGCTGGGCACCGCCGAGCGGGCCGAGTGGGTCGCCGGGTTCATCGCGACGCACGGTCTGTCTGAGGCGTTTCAGCTGCTCGGGGTGTGTGCGGTGCCGTGGGCTCCGCCGCTCGGGCGGGCAGTGGTCGACGCGCTCAACATCGCGCGGGACGGGGGGAGTTATCCATGGAGTTTCAGTGGGGTGATGGGCCTGGCCGAGCGCTGCCTCGACCCGGCCGAGGCAAGCCGCCTCGACGGTCTGCAGGCGGTGCCGGACGAGTCGGAGGACGCGTCGCCGGGGGCCGGGGGGTACTGGGCGGAGGCGTTCCAACGGCTGGTCACGACGTTGCGGCTGCGGGCGGCGATGACCGAGGAGCTGGGGGCGCAGGCGCCCTGA
- a CDS encoding SWIM zinc finger family protein, translating to MTQQGVRWTADQVLALAPDAASRKAGSKLGAAGPWSEAGSTDEGTVWGLCKGSGSRPYQTVIDIADAAGPAYKCSCPSRKFPCKHALGLLLLWAGGEGAVSPGQPPDWAEQWIKGRRQRAEDKRAAGASDSSSGSADPEAARRRAERRAGRVTAGAMELEQRLTDLLRTGLAGAEQAGYGPWEETAARMVDAQAPGLAARVRDLGAIPASGPGWPVRLLEECALVHLLDQGWLRRERLPDGLADTVRSRIGLPASADGPPVRDRWLVLAQYDTADTKLTTRRIWLYGADSGRTALLLSYGAAGRAPELALPVGLTLEAEVSPYPGAGQLRAALGGRFAAPAPAPIRPPGVTTAEATARYGEALRDDPWLDSVPVTLDRVVPAPDGDSWQLADADADTALPLTPAARARPGLWRLVALSGGAPLKVFGECGHRGFAPLTAWPEGTGEAVQLC from the coding sequence ATGACTCAGCAGGGGGTGCGCTGGACCGCGGACCAGGTGCTGGCACTGGCGCCTGACGCCGCGTCACGCAAAGCGGGAAGCAAACTCGGCGCGGCAGGGCCGTGGTCCGAGGCGGGGAGTACCGACGAGGGGACGGTGTGGGGGCTGTGCAAGGGCAGTGGCAGCAGGCCGTATCAGACGGTCATCGACATCGCGGACGCGGCCGGGCCCGCGTACAAGTGCAGTTGCCCGAGCCGGAAGTTCCCGTGCAAGCACGCGCTCGGGCTGCTGCTGCTCTGGGCGGGCGGGGAAGGTGCGGTGTCGCCGGGGCAGCCGCCGGACTGGGCGGAGCAGTGGATAAAGGGGAGAAGGCAGCGCGCGGAGGACAAGCGAGCGGCGGGCGCGTCCGATTCCTCGTCCGGGTCCGCTGATCCGGAGGCGGCGCGGCGCAGGGCGGAGCGCCGGGCCGGGCGGGTCACCGCGGGCGCGATGGAGCTGGAGCAGCGCCTGACGGACCTGCTGCGCACTGGTCTGGCCGGCGCCGAACAGGCGGGGTACGGACCGTGGGAGGAGACGGCGGCCCGCATGGTCGACGCCCAGGCCCCCGGGCTGGCCGCGCGGGTGAGGGACCTGGGGGCGATCCCGGCGTCCGGTCCGGGCTGGCCGGTGCGCCTGTTGGAGGAGTGCGCCCTTGTGCACCTCCTCGACCAGGGCTGGCTGCGCCGCGAGCGGCTGCCCGACGGCCTGGCGGACACGGTGCGCTCCCGCATCGGCCTGCCCGCCTCCGCGGACGGCCCGCCGGTGCGGGACCGCTGGCTGGTCCTCGCCCAGTACGACACGGCGGACACCAAACTGACGACGCGCCGGATATGGCTGTACGGCGCCGACTCGGGCCGCACCGCGCTGCTCCTCTCCTACGGCGCCGCCGGCCGTGCCCCGGAGCTGGCGCTGCCGGTGGGGCTGACCCTGGAGGCGGAGGTGTCGCCGTACCCGGGCGCCGGGCAGCTACGGGCGGCCCTGGGCGGGCGGTTCGCTGCGCCCGCGCCCGCACCGATACGGCCGCCAGGAGTGACGACGGCGGAGGCAACCGCCCGTTACGGCGAGGCGCTCCGCGACGATCCGTGGCTGGACTCCGTCCCGGTGACCCTGGACCGGGTCGTACCGGCCCCGGACGGCGACTCGTGGCAGCTGGCGGACGCCGACGCGGACACGGCACTACCGCTCACCCCCGCCGCCCGCGCCCGCCCGGGCCTCTGGCGTCTGGTCGCGCTGTCGGGTGGCGCACCGCTCAAGGTGTTCGGCGAGTGCGGCCACCGTGGCTTCGCCCCTTTGACGGCCTGGCCGGAGGGGACGGGAGAAGCGGTGCAGCTGTGCTGA
- a CDS encoding AAA family ATPase → MPVSVAPTSVEAGETEPAEALRPHAEDAFAHELAALSAQDDRPRPARWKLSPWAVATYLLGGTLADGTVITPKYVGPRRLVEVAVTTLATDRALLLLGVPGTAKTWVSEHLAAAVSGDSTLLVQGTAGTPEEAIRYGWNYARLLAHGPSRDALVPSPVMRAMAEGMTARVEELTRIPADVQDSLITILSEKTLPIPELGQEVQAVRGFNLIATANDRDRGVNDLSSALRRRFNTVVLPLPESVEAEVDIVSRRVDQIGRSLDLPAAPDGIDEIRRVVTVFRELREGVTSDGRTKLKSPSGTLSTAEAISVVTNGLALAAHFGDGVLRSGDVAAGILGAVVRDPAADRTIWQEYLEAVVRERDGWMDFYRACREVSA, encoded by the coding sequence ATGCCTGTGTCCGTAGCACCGACGTCCGTCGAAGCGGGGGAGACGGAACCGGCCGAGGCGTTGCGTCCGCACGCCGAGGATGCCTTCGCCCATGAACTCGCCGCGCTGTCCGCGCAGGACGACCGTCCGCGCCCGGCCCGCTGGAAGCTGTCGCCGTGGGCGGTGGCCACGTATCTGCTCGGCGGCACGCTGGCGGACGGCACGGTGATCACGCCGAAGTACGTGGGCCCGCGCCGCCTCGTCGAGGTCGCCGTCACCACGCTCGCCACCGATCGCGCCCTGCTCCTGCTCGGCGTGCCCGGCACCGCCAAGACCTGGGTCTCCGAGCACCTGGCCGCGGCGGTCAGCGGCGACTCGACGCTGCTCGTGCAGGGCACGGCCGGCACGCCGGAGGAGGCCATCCGCTACGGCTGGAACTACGCGCGGCTGCTCGCGCACGGGCCGAGCCGTGACGCCCTCGTGCCGAGCCCCGTCATGCGGGCCATGGCGGAGGGGATGACCGCGCGCGTCGAGGAGCTGACCCGTATTCCAGCCGACGTGCAGGACTCGCTGATCACGATCCTGTCGGAGAAGACGCTGCCGATACCGGAGTTGGGGCAGGAGGTGCAGGCGGTCCGCGGTTTCAACCTCATCGCCACGGCCAATGACCGCGACCGAGGCGTCAACGACCTCTCCAGCGCTCTGCGCCGCCGCTTCAACACGGTCGTGCTGCCGCTGCCGGAGAGTGTCGAGGCCGAGGTGGACATCGTCTCCCGCCGCGTCGACCAGATCGGCCGTTCCCTCGATCTGCCGGCCGCACCCGACGGCATCGACGAGATCCGCCGAGTCGTGACCGTCTTCCGCGAGCTGCGCGAGGGGGTGACGTCGGACGGCCGTACGAAGCTGAAGTCGCCGAGCGGCACGTTGTCGACGGCCGAGGCGATCTCCGTCGTCACCAACGGGCTGGCGCTGGCCGCCCACTTCGGCGATGGCGTGCTGCGATCCGGCGACGTGGCCGCGGGCATCCTCGGCGCCGTCGTCCGCGATCCGGCGGCCGACCGGACCATCTGGCAGGAGTACCTGGAGGCGGTCGTGCGTGAGCGGGACGGATGGATGGACTTCTACCGGGCGTGCCGGGAAGTGAGTGCGTGA